A single region of the Brassica rapa cultivar Chiifu-401-42 chromosome A03, CAAS_Brap_v3.01, whole genome shotgun sequence genome encodes:
- the LOC103857433 gene encoding pentatricopeptide repeat-containing protein At2g32630 — MNKQMSSAKLSRLFNITTKNQTPSPLPISDKQTAARITTYLQKSTAGKLQSNPSLLFNLNPNVTLLVLSSPSLPTQSCVDFFKLLNTFESHLKPDLPAAIALSHRLYTDRRFGEMKSLLNSVSTDGAEIIGSVCVYEGKVEFLETLFDLMIRVYVDKGMFQEGLRVFDYMVEKGMRIDERSCIVFLVAAKKRLEIDLCLEVFKRMVDCGVRITVYSLTIVVEVLCRRGEVEKSRKLVREFYRKGIKPEAYTYNTIINAYVKVRDFSGVEEVLKEMRKGGVGYNKVTYTLLMEMSVKNGRMGDAEKLFDEMRERGVELDVYLYTSMISLCCRKGNVKRAFLLFDELVEKGLSPSSHTYGALIDGVCKVGEMGAAEILMNEMQSGGVDITKVVFNTLINGYCRKRMIDEALAVYDVMEKKGFEADVFTFNTIASCLNRLKRYDEAKEWIFRMMEGGVRLNTVSYTNLIDVYCKEGNVEEAKRLFVEMSSKGAEPNAITYNVMIDAYCKQGKVKEARKLRADMEAKGMAPDSYTYTSLIHGECIVDNVDEALRLFREMGSKGLDQSSVTYTVMISGLSKAGKSDEAFGFYDEMKRKGFTIDHKVYTALVGSLHSPET; from the coding sequence ATGAACAAACAAATGTCTTCCGCCAAACTCTCCCGACTCTTCAACATCACAACTAAAAACCAAACACCTTCCCCGCTCCCAATCTCAGACAAACAAACCGCCGCAAGAATCACAACCTACCTCCAAAAATCAACCGCCGGAAAACTCCAATCAAACCCATCTCTCCTCTTCAACCTAAACCCAAACGTAACCCTTCTCGTCCTCTCCTCACCATCTCTCCCAACCCAATCATGCGTCGACTTCTTCAAGCTCCTCAACACATTCGAATCCCACCTCAAACCCGACCTCCCCGCGGCTATAGCCCTGTCCCACCGCCTGTACACCGACCGTAGATTCGGCGAGATGAAGTCTCTCCTGAACTCAGTCTCCACCGATGGGGCTGAGATCATAGGAAGCGTTTGTGTTTACGAAGGAAAGGTCGAGTTTTTGGAAACTTTATTCGATTTGATGATTAGGGTTTATGTGGATAAGGGGATGTTCCAAGAGGGTCTAAGGGTTTTCGATTACATGGTGGAGAAAGGGATGAGAATCGATGAGAGATCGTGCATTGTGTTTCTTGTAGCTGCGAAGAAACGGTTGGAGATTGATCTTTGTTTGGAGGTTTTCAAGCGGATGGTTGATTGTGGAGTGAGGATAACTGTTTACTCGTTGACAATTGTGGTCGAAGTGTTGTGTAGAAGAGGTGAGGTTGAGAAGAGTAGGAAGCTGGTGAGAGAGTTTTATCGAAAAGGAATCAAGCCTGAAGCGTACACTTACAACACCATCATCAACGCTTATGTTAAAGTTAGAGACTTTTCCGGCGTGGAGGAGGTTTTGAAGGAGATGAGGAAAGGTGGAGTGGGGTATAACAAGGTTACGTATACGCTTTTGATGGAGATGAGTGTGAAGAACGGGAGGATGGGTGATGCGGAGAAGCTGTTCGACGAAATGCGTGAGAGAGGGGTGGAGTTAGATGTTTATTTGTACACTTCTATGATAAGTTTGTGTTGTAGAAAAGGGAATGTGAAGAGAGCGTTTTTGTTGTTTGATGAGTTGGTGGAGAAGGGACTTTCGCCGAGTAGTCATACCTACGGGGCGCTTATTGATGGGGTGTGTAAGGTAGGGGAGATGGGTGCGGCTGAGATATTGATGAACGAAATGCAAAGCGGAGGGGTTGATATCACTAAGGTTGTGTTCAATACGTTGATTAATGGGTACTGTAGGAAAAGGATGATTGATGAGGCGTTAGCGGTTTACGACGTGATGGAGAAGAAAGGGTTTGAAGCGGATGTTTTCACTTTTAATACTATTGCTAGCTGTTTGAATCGATTGAAAAGGTATGATGAGGCAAAGGAATGGATTTTCAGGATGATGGAAGGTGGTGTGAGGCTTAACACGGTTAGTTATACTAATTTGATCGATGTTTACTGCAAAGAAGGGAACGTTGAGGAGGCAAAGAGGCTCTTTGTGGAGATGAGCAGTAAGGGAGCAGAGCCTAACGCGATTACGTATAATGTGATGATTGATGCGTACTGCAAGCAAGGGAAAGTGAAGGAAGCTCGTAAACTAAGGGCCGACATGGAAGCGAAAGGGATGGCTCCGGATTCATATACCTACACATCGCTTATACATGGGGAATGTATTGTTGACAACGTGGACGAAGCATTGAGGCTCTTTAGGGAGATGGGGTCTAAGGGTTTGGACCAGAGTTCTGTAACATACACGGTGATGATCTCGGGTTTGTCCAAAGCTGGAAAATCAGACGAAGCCTTTGGATTTTATGATGAAATGAAGAGGAAAGGGTTTACAATAGATCATAAGGTTTATACTGCACTCGTTGGAAGCTTGCATTCACCCGAGACTTAG
- the LOC103857432 gene encoding uncharacterized protein LOC103857432, whose product MVVLQIQQLNGFVSHASRTRTSRGRRRASTTVCVQTQLAPSRTQRIMEKIAVGGEAGGAGGAYSYNALKRLDNIWSNICTQPQGPQETQQIVSRVSGLSQDYAMGNNLVGTFDIAVCGGTLGIFLATALCAKGLRVAVVERNAIKGRDQEWNISRKEMKELTQVGVLTEEEIEDVIAAKFNPNRCGFESLGDIWVEDILNLGVSPAKLVETVKQRFVSLGGVILEDCSLSSITIYDDVAVMQLSKGDILSSRLVIDAMGNFSPILKQIKGGRKPDGMCLVVGSCAHGFKENSSSDVIYSSSSVTKVADANVQLFWEAFPAGSGPLDRTTYMFTYTEPQSTSPSLEDLLEEYWKLMPKYQGVSLDELEILRVVYGIFPTYKNSPLQAAFDRVLQFGDASGIQSPVSFGGFGSLTRHLGRLSNGIYEAIDGDLLDSDSLSKLNPYMPNLSASWLFQRAMSAKQKLDVSPSFTNELLHVNFTCMQRLGDPVLRPFLQDVIQFGPLAKTLGLVMLNKPQIIPSIFRQVGIPVLLDWSVHFLMLGLYTFLSAYIDPVIRPSLEELPVKTKFQWKRRLEAWKYGAGLDYEL is encoded by the exons ATGGTGGTTTTACAGATTCAGCAGCTCAATGGGTTCGTTAGTCACGCCTCAAGGACTCGCACAAGCCGAGGAAGAAGGAGAGCTTCAACGACAGTGTGTGTTCAAACACAACTGGCTCCCTCTAGAACACAG AGGATAATGGAGAAGATTGCAGTTGGTGGAGAAGCAGGAGGTGCTGGTGGTGCTTACTCATACAATGCCTTGAAGAGACTCGACAATATTTGGTCCAACATATGTACTCAACCACAAG GACCACAGGAAACTCAGCAAATAGTTTCAAGGGTTTCTGGCCTTTCTCAAGACTATGCTATGGGGAATAACCTCGTTGGAACCTTTGACATAGCTGTTTGTGGGGGTACTTTGGGGATATTTCTTGCAACTGCTTTATGTGCAAAGGGTTTGAGAGTTGCTGTGGTGGAGAGAAATGCTATCAAAGGG AGGGATCAAGAATGGAATATCTCAAGAAAAGAGATGAAGGAGCTGACCCAAGTTGGAGTTTTAACAGAAGAGGAGATTGAAGATGTGATTGCTGCAAAGTTCAATCCG AACAGATGTGGATTTGAGAGTCTTGGTGATATATGGGTTGAAGATATTCTCAACCTCGGCGTCTC GCCAGCTAAACTTGTGGAGACTGTGAAACAACGTTTCGTCTCTCTTGGTGGAGTCATTTTAGAAGACTGCAGCCTCTCTAGTATCACCATCTACGATGATGTAGCT GTCATGCAACTTTCTAAAGGTGACATATTATCTTCTCGTCTGGTCATTGATGCAATGGGAAACTTTTCTCCTATTCTGAAGCAG ATTAAAGGTGGTAGAAAGCCAGATGGAATGTGCCTTGTTGTTGGATCTTGTGCTCATGGGTTTAAGGAGAACTCATCAAGCGATGTTATTTATAGTAGTTCATCAGTGACCAAAGTCGCAGATGCCAATGTACAACTCTTTTGGGAG GCCTTCCCGGCTGGTTCTGGTCCATTAGACCGGACTACTTACATGTTCACTTACACTGAACCGCAATCAACATCACCCAGTTTAGAGGATTTACTTGAAGAATACTGGAAACTGATGCCAAAATACCAA GGAGTCTCTCTTGATGAACTGGAAATACTGAGAGTTGTATATGGAATCTTTCCTACATACAAAAACAG TCCGTTACAAGCCGCCTTTGATCGTGTGTTACAG TTTGGTGATGCTAGTGGGATTCAGTCACCTGTTTCATTTGGTGGTTTTGGAAGTTTGACCAGACATCTTGGAAGATTGTCCAAtg GAATCTATGAGGCAATAGATGGAGATTTACTGGACTCGGACAGCTTATCAAAGCTAAATCCTTACATG CCTAACTTGAGCGCGTCATGGCTGTTTCAAAGAGCAATGTCTGCCAAGCAAAAACTCGATGTTTCCCCTAGCTTCACCAACGAGCTTCTCCATGTAAATTTCACTTGCATGCAG AGATTGGGAGATCCGGTTCTCAGACCATTTCTTCAGGATGTAATACAGTTTGGTCCTCTAGCAAAGACACTAGGCCTTGTCATGCTGAACAAACCTCAGATAATTCCATCCATATTCAGACAG GTCGGGATACCTGTGTTGCTCGACTGGTCAgttcattttttaatgctggGCTTGTATACATTCCTCTCCGCATACATCGATCCAGTAATAAG GCCATCTTTGGAAGAACTTCCAGTAAAGACGAAGTTCCAGTGGAAGAGACGCCTAGAGGCCTGGAAATATGGAGCTGGCCTCGATTACGAGTTGTGA
- the LOC103857434 gene encoding putative vesicle-associated membrane protein 726 codes for MGQQNLIYSFVARGTVILAEYTEFKGNFTSVAAQCLQKLPSSNNKFTYNCDGHTFNYLVVNGFTYCVVAVESVGRQIPMAFLERVKEDFNKRYGGGKATTAKPNSLNKEFGSKLKEHMQYCVDHPEEINKLAKVKAQVTEVKGVMMENIEKVLDRGEKIELLVDKTEDLRSQAQDFRTQGTKIRRKMWFENMKIKLIVAGIIIALILIIILSVCHGFKCT; via the exons ATGGGACAACAGAACTTGATCTACAGCTTCGTGGCTCGTGGCACGGTGATTCTCGCCGAGTATACTGAGTTTAAAGGTAACTTTACTTCCGTTGCTGCACAGTGCCTCCAGAAGCTTCCTTCTTCGAACAACAAGTTTACCTACAACTGCGACGGTCACACCTTCAATTACCTCGTCGTAAATGGCTTCA CGTATTGTGTTGTTGCTGTTGAATCGGTTGGGAGGCAGATTCCAATGGCCTTCTTGGAGCGTGTTAAGGAAGATTTCAACAAGAGATATGGTGGTGGAAAGGCTACCACTGCTAAACCCAATAGCTTGAACAAAGAGTTTGG GTCTAAACTGAAGGAGCATATGCAGTACTGTGTGGATCATCCTGAGGAGATTAACAAACTTGCTAAGGTTAAGGCTCAGGTGACTGAGGTGAAAGGTGTTATGATGGAGAACATTGAGAAG GTCCTTGACCGTGGTGAGAAAATTGAGCTTCTAGTGGACAAAACTGAAGACCTTCGTTCACAG GCACAAGATTTCAGAACGCAAGGAACAAAGATAAGAAGAAAGATGTGGTTTGAGAACATGAAGATTAAGCTCATAGTCGCTGGTATTATCATTGCTTTGattctcatcatcatcctctcAGTTTGTCATGGCTTCAAATGTACTTAA
- the LOC103857688 gene encoding receptor like protein 23-like, which yields MSKCSMHLNFLLVLLFCCVSPASFDLLVENPVAGLVACSPRQIQALTQFKNEFDTRGCNHSDNSNGVWCDNSTGAITKLQLSDCLSGTLKPNSSLFSLHHLRYLNLSENNFSSSSLPTEFSNLKKLEVLSLSSNGFLGQVPSSFSNLNKLSVLSLSKNDLTGRFPLVWNLTKLVLLDLSDNHFSGPLNPKSALFELHQLRDLFLSNNNFSSSLSSEFGKLSNLEVLYLPSNGFSGQFPPTISNLTKLKVLRLSNNHLSGTLAPNSGLFELHELRFLMLDYNNFSSSLPSEFGNLNNLEFLYLTFNLFSGQIPPTISNLTSLVILFLAENELTGSFPLVWSLSKLSMLDLSDNYFTGTLNPNSGLFELQDLRYLNLGYNNFSSKLPSEFGNLTILEVLSLESNSFTGEIICNVSSLFGLVLSYNNFTGQVPPCLSNIPFVILRENNLEGSLPDNFYVDASVQTLDVGRNQLVVKLPKSLINCSSLRVLVVDHNSIKDTFPFWLKALPNLHVFILRSNDFYGSISPPDQGPLGFPELRILEISDNNFTGSLPTNYFLNWKASLPTTNEDEGGLYMAYNKTAYAPIFYTYTDVLDLQYKGISMEQEKILTFYAAIDFSGNKLEGQIPESIGLLKALIALNLSNNTFTGHIPLSLANLTELESLDLSSNQLSGTIPNGLGSLSFLAYINVSHNQLKGEIPQGTQFSGQAESSFEGNAGLCGLPLKERCIGSNVSPTQQPKDEDEEGEVLSWKAAAIGYGAGMLFGLTIAQVIASFKPEWLTKIIGPYKLRNH from the coding sequence ATGTCGAAATGCTCTATGCATTTGAATTTTCTCTTGGTGCTCTTATTCTGTTGTGTCTCTCCTGCAAGCTTCGACCTTTTGGTAGAAAATCCTGTTGCTGGTCTTGTTGCGTGTAGTCCCCGTCAGATTCAAGCTCTGACGCAGTTCAAGAACGAGTTTGATACTCGTGGTTGCAACCATAGTGACAACTCAAATGGAGTCTGGTGCGATAACTCCACGGGTGCGATCACAAAGTTACAACTGAGTGATTGCCTCAGTGGAACCTTGAAGCCCAACAGTAGCCTCTTCAGTTTGCATCACCTTCGTTACCTTAATCTGTCTGAAAACAACTTCAGTTCCTCTTCACTTCCCACTGAATTTAGCAATCTCAAAAAACTAGAGGTCTTGTCTCTTTCCTCAAATGGTTTCCTCGGTCAAGTTCCTTCCTCATTTAGTAACCTAAACAAGCTTTCTGTTTTAAGCCTTTCTAAGAACGACCTCACTGGACGTTTCCCTCTTGTGTGGAATCTAACCAAGCTTGTACTTTTAGACCTTTCTGATAATCATTTCTCTGGACCTCTGAATCCAAAAAGTGCACTCTTTGAGTTGCACCAGCTCCGTGACCTTTTTCTTAGCAATAACAACTTCAGTTCTTCACTCTCTTCAGAATTTGGCAAGCTCAGCAATTTAGAGGTTTTGTATCTTCCTTCTAATGGCTTTTCCGGTCAATTTCCTCCCACAATTAGTAATCTAACCAAGCTCAAAGTTTTAAGACTTTCCAATAATCACTTATCTGGAACACTGGCTCCTAACAGTGGCCTCTTTGAGTTGCATGAGCTCCGTTTCCTTATGCTAGATTACAACAACTTCAGTTCCTCACTCCCTTCTGAGTTTGGCAATCTCAACAACTTAGAGTTTTTGTATCTTACCTTTAATCTTTTCTCCGGTCAGATTCCTCCCACAATTAGTAACTTAACATCTTTAGTTATATTGTTCCTTGCCGAAAACGAGCTCACTGGTAGTTTCCCGCTTGTGTGGAGTCTAAGCAAACTCTCCATGCTAGACCTTTCAGATAATTACTTCACTGGAACACTGAACCCCAACAGTGGCCTCTTCGAGTTGCAGGACCTACGTTACCTTAACCTAGGTTACAACAACTTCAGTTCAAAACTCCCGTCCGAATTTGGCAATCTCACCATATTAGAGGTCTTGTCTCTTGAATCTAATAGCTTCACAGGGGAAATAATATGCAACGTAAGCTCTCTTTTTGGTCTTGTCCTAAGCTACAACAACTTCACTGGTCAAGTTCCTCCTTGTCTTAGTAACATTCCATTTGTGATTCTTCGAGAGAACAACTTGGAAGGTTCACTTCCAGACAATTTTTACGTCGACGCTTCTGTGCAGACACTTGACGTTGGACGCAATCAGTTAGTCGTGAAGCTTCCAAAGTCTCTTATAAATTGCTCCTCTTTAAGGGTGCTAGTGGTTGACCACAATAGTATCAAAGACACGTTTCCTTTTTGGCTCAAGGCTTTACCAAATTTGCATGTCTTTATCCTTCGGTCAAACGATTTCTATGGCTCCATTTCTCCTCCTGATCAAGGTCCTCTGGGGTTTCCTGAGCTGCGGATACTTGAAATATCTGATAATAATTTCACTGGAAGCTTGCCAACAAATTATTTCTTGAACTGGAAAGCATCATTGCCCACGACAAATGAAGATGAGGGTGGTTTATACATGGCCTACAATAAGACTGCTTATGCTCCAATATTTTATACCTACACTGATGTATTAGATTTGCAGTACAAAGGTATATCAATGGAGCAGGAGAAGATCCTTACTTTCTACGCGGCCATTGATTTTTCTGGAAACAAACTTGAAGGACAGATTCCTGAATCCATTGGTCTCTTGAAGGCATTGATTGCACTCAACTTATCAAACAACACCTTCACAGGCCATATCCCTCTGTCTTTGGCTAACCTCACGGAGCTCGAGTCACTTGATCTATCAAGCAACCAACTCTCAGGGACTATTCCTAATGGACTTGGGAGCCTCTCCTTTTTGGCATACATAAATGTTTCTCACAACCAACTTAAGGGTGAAATACCACAAGGAACACAGTTTAGTGGGCAAGCTGAATCATCATTTGAAGGGAATGCAGGTCTATGTGGTCTTCCTCTGAAAGAAAGATGCATTGGGAGTAATGTATCCCCAACACAACAACCTAAGGATGAAGACGAAGAAGGAGAAGTGTTGAGCTGGAAAGCAGCTGCGATTGGGTATGGGGCTGGAATGTTGTTTGGATTGACAATAGCACAAGTTATTGCTTCATTCAAGCCGGAGTGGCTCACCAAGATAATTGGTCCGTATAAGCTCAGAAACCACTAG
- the LOC103857435 gene encoding glycine-rich protein 23, producing MGLISRRACVFIFVFALVAEFVFGHVEVKDDKHLFHKPRPFFHKKGFRKGLGGGGGLGGGGGLGGGGGLGGGGGLGGGGGLGGGGGLGGGGGLGGGGGLGGGGGLGHGGGLGGGGGLGGGGGLGHGGGLGGGGGVGGGGGLGGGGGLGGGGGLGGGAGGGYGGGAGGGLGGGGGAGGGGGFGGGGGYGGGGGFGGGAGGGGGFGGGYGGGGHH from the coding sequence ATGGGTTTAATTTCCCGTAGGGCGTGTGTGTTTATCTTTGTATTCGCTCTTGTCGCCGAATTTGTCTTCGGACATGTTGAAGTTAAGGACGACAAACACTTGTTTCACAAACCTCGTCCATTCTTCCACAAGAAGGGTTTTAGAAAGGGTTTGGGAGGCGGAGGCGGTCTAGGTGGTGGGGGAGGTTTAGGTGGCGGTGGCGGCTTGGGCGGAGGAGGCGGTTTAGGTGGAGGTGGCGGTctaggaggtggtggtggtttGGGCGGAGGTGGTGGTCTAGGAGGCGGTGGCGGTCTGGGTGGAGGAGGTGGTTTAGGTCACGGTGGTGGTCTAGGTGGAGGTGGCGGTCTGGGTGGAGGAGGTGGTCTAGGTCACGGTGGTGGTCtaggtggaggtggtggtgtAGGAGGCGGTGGCGGTCTAGGCGGGGGTGGAGGTctaggtggtggtggtggtttgGGAGGAGGAGCTGGAGGAGGATACGGTGGTGGTGCTGGAGGAGGACTTGGGGGCGGTGGCGgcgctggaggaggaggaggatttgGTGGCGGAGGGGGATATGGTGGCGGCGGAGGTTTTGGCGGTGGAGCGGGTGGTGGAGGAGGATTTGGAGGTGGTTATGGTGGCGGTGGCCATCACTGA